A stretch of the Arthrobacter stackebrandtii genome encodes the following:
- the glyA gene encoding serine hydroxymethyltransferase, protein MSFSPTQSVTNAPLSELDPEIAAVLKDELARQRDTLEMIASENFAPRAVLQAQGSVLTNKYAEGYPGRRYYGGCEAVDVAENLAIERVKSLFGAEYANVQPHSGAQANAAALAAMIKPGDKIMGLSLAHGGHLTHGMKLNFSGKLYDVAAYQVEEDNFRIDMDKLREQAIAEKPQVLIAGWSAYPRQLDFAAFRSIADEVGALLWTDMAHFAGLVAAGLHPNPVPYSDVVTSTVHKTLSGPRSGVILAKQEWAKKLNSAVFPGQQGGPLMHVIAGKAVAFKIAAGEEFKERQQRVLEGAKIIAERLNAPDVAAAGVSVLTGGTDVHLVLVDLRNSVLDGQQAEDLLHSVGITVNRNAVPFDPRPPMVTSGLRIGTPALATRGFGAKEFTEVGEIIAAALKGGADIAALGARVKALTADFPLYPGQEEW, encoded by the coding sequence GTGTCTTTTTCCCCCACACAGTCCGTCACCAACGCCCCGCTTTCCGAGCTTGACCCGGAAATTGCAGCCGTCCTGAAGGACGAGCTTGCCCGCCAGCGCGACACGCTGGAAATGATCGCCTCCGAAAACTTCGCCCCCCGCGCAGTGCTCCAGGCCCAGGGCTCCGTCCTGACCAACAAGTACGCCGAGGGCTACCCGGGCCGCCGCTACTACGGCGGCTGCGAGGCCGTTGATGTGGCCGAGAACCTGGCCATCGAGCGCGTGAAGTCCCTCTTCGGCGCCGAGTACGCCAACGTCCAGCCGCACTCCGGCGCCCAGGCAAACGCTGCGGCCCTCGCCGCAATGATCAAGCCCGGCGACAAGATCATGGGCCTGTCCCTGGCCCACGGCGGCCACCTGACCCACGGCATGAAGCTGAACTTCTCCGGCAAGCTGTACGACGTCGCCGCCTACCAGGTTGAGGAAGACAACTTCCGCATCGACATGGACAAGCTGCGCGAGCAGGCCATTGCCGAGAAGCCCCAGGTCCTCATCGCCGGCTGGTCCGCCTACCCGCGCCAGCTGGACTTCGCAGCATTCCGCTCCATCGCCGACGAAGTTGGCGCACTGCTCTGGACCGACATGGCCCACTTCGCCGGACTCGTCGCAGCAGGCCTGCACCCGAACCCGGTGCCGTACTCCGACGTCGTCACCTCCACCGTGCACAAGACCCTCTCCGGCCCGCGCTCCGGCGTGATCCTGGCCAAGCAGGAGTGGGCCAAGAAGCTCAACTCCGCCGTGTTCCCGGGACAGCAGGGCGGCCCGCTCATGCACGTCATTGCAGGCAAGGCAGTGGCGTTCAAGATTGCCGCAGGCGAGGAATTCAAGGAGCGCCAGCAGCGCGTCCTGGAAGGTGCCAAGATCATTGCCGAGCGCCTGAATGCACCCGACGTTGCAGCAGCCGGCGTGTCCGTGCTGACCGGCGGCACCGACGTGCACCTGGTGCTCGTTGACCTGCGCAACTCCGTCCTGGACGGCCAGCAGGCCGAGGACCTCCTGCACAGCGTCGGCATCACCGTCAACCGCAACGCCGTCCCGTTCGACCCCCGCCCCCCGATGGTCACCTCCGGCCTGCGCATCGGCACCCCGGCATTGGCCACCCGCGGCTTCGGCGCCAAGGAGTTCACCGAGGTTGGCGAGATCATCGCAGCAGCACTGAAGGGCGGTGCCGACATTGCCGCCCTGGGCGCCCGTGTCAAGGCACTGACCGCAGACTTCCCGCTGTACCCCGGCCAGGAAGAATGGTAA
- the purU gene encoding formyltetrahydrofolate deformylase, whose amino-acid sequence MISPTDSSPAATHGYVLTLSCADTPGIVHAVSGSLLEAGCNITDSQQYGNPDTGTFFMRVAVDTTTSFSRLREHLESVAAQFGLKWTLHRAGAPIRTLIMASKAAHCLNDLLFLQRSGTLPVEIPAIVSNHRDLEPLAEFYGIPFHYIPVTAGTKADAEAALLELVEELDVELVVLARYMQVLSDDLCNHLAGRAINIHHSFLPSFKGAKPYHQAHARGVKIIGATAHYVTAALDEGPIIEQEVIRVDHGHSVEQFVSMGRAVEARTLAQAVQWHAEHRVLLDGHRTVVFD is encoded by the coding sequence ATGATTTCGCCCACGGATTCCTCCCCGGCCGCCACGCACGGCTACGTTCTGACGCTCTCCTGCGCCGATACGCCCGGCATTGTGCATGCCGTCTCCGGCTCACTGCTGGAGGCAGGTTGCAACATCACCGACTCCCAGCAGTACGGCAACCCGGACACCGGCACCTTCTTCATGCGGGTTGCCGTTGACACCACGACGTCGTTCAGCCGGCTCCGCGAGCACCTTGAGTCGGTTGCCGCGCAGTTTGGGCTCAAGTGGACGCTGCACCGGGCCGGGGCACCGATCCGCACCCTGATCATGGCCTCCAAGGCCGCACATTGCCTCAACGACCTCCTCTTCCTGCAGCGCTCCGGCACCCTGCCGGTGGAGATCCCGGCCATCGTCTCCAACCACCGGGACCTGGAGCCGCTCGCCGAGTTCTACGGCATCCCCTTCCACTACATCCCCGTCACCGCCGGCACCAAGGCCGACGCCGAGGCGGCGCTGCTCGAGCTGGTCGAGGAGCTCGACGTCGAACTTGTTGTCCTGGCCCGCTACATGCAGGTTCTCTCCGACGACCTCTGCAACCACCTGGCCGGGCGCGCCATCAACATCCACCACTCGTTCCTCCCCTCGTTCAAGGGCGCCAAGCCGTACCACCAGGCGCATGCCCGCGGCGTGAAGATCATCGGCGCCACGGCGCACTACGTCACGGCGGCGCTGGACGAGGGTCCCATCATCGAGCAGGAAGTCATCCGCGTGGACCACGGGCATTCCGTGGAGCAGTTTGTCTCCATGGGCCGCGCGGTCGAGGCCCGCACCCTGGCCCAGGCGGTGCAGTGGCACGCCGAGCACCGGGTCCTGCTGGACGGGCACCGCACGGTCGTCTTCGACTGA
- a CDS encoding amino acid permease gives MSALDEPRAAKSAGRSGPSLGLGRQLLRRKPIAQMVQEAGSGTEGRKLVRSFGVLQLTMISVGATLGTGIFVILGDSVPMAGPAIFISFLIAGVAALLSAISYAEMAGMVPVSGSSYSYTYATLGEGMAWICGWCLVLEYAVSVAAVAVGAGQYINESVAGLGWVLPDFVSQPPGSGGVMNLPAMVIVLLCMVLLMRGARESAWVNTAIVLIKIVILLFFCAVAFTAFNAGNFDPLLPMGTAGVSAAASRVFFSYIGFDAASTAGEEARNPQRDLPRAIMLSMVIVTSVYVLVAVAAIGARDWTWFDGTEAALVQILLEITGKPWIGAVFAIGAVLAITSVVLAVLYGQTRILVSMSRDGLVPKVFGRISAKRGTPVAGTLIVGIAVALTAGLVPLGALADATSIGTLFAFALVNVSVVYLRRNRPELKRSYRVAFYPVTPILGALMCVYLMINLGGLTWLVFLLWMVVGQVAYFAYGRRHSKVAALSQPDYEVLSAAPIDPH, from the coding sequence ATGTCAGCATTGGATGAGCCGCGCGCCGCGAAGTCTGCCGGCCGCTCCGGTCCTTCACTGGGGCTGGGCCGCCAGCTGCTGCGGCGCAAGCCGATTGCACAGATGGTCCAGGAGGCGGGCAGCGGCACCGAGGGGCGCAAGCTGGTCAGGAGCTTCGGCGTCCTGCAGCTGACCATGATCAGCGTTGGCGCAACCCTGGGCACCGGCATCTTTGTGATCCTGGGGGACTCCGTGCCGATGGCCGGCCCCGCCATCTTCATTTCTTTCCTGATCGCCGGTGTTGCGGCGCTGCTCTCAGCAATCTCCTATGCGGAAATGGCCGGCATGGTGCCGGTGTCCGGTTCCAGCTACTCCTATACCTATGCGACTTTGGGCGAAGGCATGGCATGGATCTGCGGCTGGTGCCTGGTGCTGGAATACGCCGTCTCCGTGGCTGCCGTTGCGGTGGGCGCCGGCCAGTACATCAACGAATCCGTGGCGGGCCTGGGATGGGTGCTGCCCGACTTTGTGTCCCAACCGCCCGGTTCCGGCGGTGTCATGAACCTGCCCGCCATGGTCATCGTGCTGCTGTGCATGGTGCTCCTCATGCGCGGGGCCCGTGAAAGCGCCTGGGTCAACACCGCCATTGTGCTCATCAAGATTGTGATCCTGTTGTTCTTCTGTGCCGTGGCCTTCACCGCGTTCAACGCCGGCAACTTCGACCCGCTGCTGCCCATGGGCACCGCCGGTGTATCGGCCGCGGCATCACGGGTGTTCTTCTCCTACATCGGTTTTGACGCCGCCTCCACGGCCGGCGAAGAAGCCCGCAACCCGCAGCGCGACCTGCCCCGGGCCATCATGCTGTCCATGGTGATTGTCACCTCGGTCTACGTCCTGGTGGCCGTTGCCGCCATCGGCGCCCGCGACTGGACGTGGTTTGACGGCACCGAGGCGGCCCTGGTCCAGATCCTGCTGGAGATCACCGGCAAGCCGTGGATTGGAGCAGTGTTCGCCATCGGCGCGGTGCTGGCCATCACCAGCGTTGTGCTGGCCGTGCTGTACGGCCAGACCCGGATCCTGGTCTCCATGTCGCGCGACGGTCTGGTGCCAAAGGTGTTTGGCCGGATCTCGGCCAAGCGCGGCACACCCGTTGCCGGCACGCTGATCGTTGGCATCGCCGTCGCCCTGACGGCCGGACTCGTGCCGCTGGGCGCCCTGGCGGATGCAACCAGCATCGGAACCTTGTTTGCCTTCGCCCTGGTCAACGTCTCCGTTGTCTACCTGCGCCGAAACCGCCCCGAACTCAAGCGCAGCTACCGGGTGGCGTTCTACCCGGTGACGCCAATCCTCGGCGCGTTGATGTGCGTGTACCTGATGATCAACCTGGGAGGCCTGACCTGGCTGGTCTTCCTGCTTTGGATGGTTGTGGGACAGGTTGCCTACTTTGCCTACGGCCGCCGCCATTCGAAGGTCGCTGCGCTCTCACAGCCCGACTACGAGGTGCTTTCCGCCGCCCCGATTGACCCTCATTAG
- a CDS encoding YeiH family protein has translation MATPTRQFPGTTAAPATAPRRASALRTCAAARFGAPFQSVRVELKRNAPGLLLCAAAVAAALSVNALLPALSPLIVAIVLGVVVANTVRLPEAVAPGIAVAAKRLLRWGIVFLGLQLVLSDIAALGAPMLVVIVCIVAGGIFGTVLMGGLLKLRRSQVLLIACGFSICGAAAVAGAEGGIEAEEEDVVTAVALVVIFGTLMIPLVPLLGGLLGMGPELNGMWAGGSIHEIAQVVAAGGIIGGGALGVAVVVKLARVLMLAPVMAVLSLRQRRAGTAKPGEKRPPIVPLFIVGFLAMVLLRSAVDLPDAAVHAGALVQTALLAAAMFALGCGVKVRSLVKVGARPFILAAASTLLVAVIALAGIELVHP, from the coding sequence ATGGCTACTCCAACCAGGCAATTTCCAGGCACGACGGCGGCACCCGCCACCGCGCCCCGCCGCGCCAGCGCCTTGCGCACCTGCGCCGCCGCGCGTTTCGGCGCCCCCTTCCAATCTGTCAGGGTCGAACTGAAGCGGAATGCGCCGGGGCTGCTCCTTTGCGCAGCCGCCGTCGCCGCAGCCCTGTCCGTCAATGCACTGCTGCCGGCGCTCAGCCCGCTCATCGTTGCCATTGTGCTGGGGGTGGTTGTCGCCAACACGGTGCGGCTGCCCGAGGCCGTGGCGCCGGGAATCGCCGTCGCGGCCAAGAGGCTGCTGCGCTGGGGCATTGTGTTCCTGGGCCTGCAGCTGGTCCTCTCCGACATTGCCGCACTGGGGGCACCCATGCTGGTGGTTATTGTGTGCATTGTGGCCGGGGGCATCTTCGGCACGGTCCTGATGGGTGGGCTGCTGAAGCTGCGGCGCTCGCAGGTGCTGCTCATTGCCTGCGGCTTCTCCATTTGCGGCGCGGCCGCCGTCGCGGGGGCCGAGGGCGGCATCGAGGCCGAGGAGGAGGACGTGGTCACGGCCGTGGCGCTGGTGGTCATCTTTGGCACGCTCATGATTCCGCTGGTTCCGCTGCTGGGCGGGCTGCTGGGCATGGGCCCGGAACTGAACGGGATGTGGGCCGGCGGCTCCATTCACGAGATTGCCCAGGTGGTGGCTGCCGGCGGGATCATCGGGGGAGGGGCGCTGGGCGTTGCCGTGGTGGTGAAACTGGCACGGGTCCTGATGCTGGCTCCCGTCATGGCCGTCCTCAGCCTGCGGCAGCGCCGCGCGGGAACGGCCAAGCCCGGTGAAAAGCGGCCGCCCATTGTGCCGCTTTTCATCGTGGGCTTCCTGGCCATGGTGCTGCTGCGCTCCGCGGTGGACCTGCCGGATGCCGCGGTCCATGCGGGAGCCCTGGTGCAGACGGCACTGCTTGCGGCCGCCATGTTCGCCCTGGGATGCGGCGTGAAGGTCCGCAGCCTGGTGAAGGTGGGTGCGCGGCCATTCATACTCGCTGCGGCCTCCACGCTGCTCGTGGCGGTCATCGCCCTGGCCGGGATCGAGCTGGTCCACCCCTGA
- a CDS encoding LysR family transcriptional regulator, whose product MTENWPNLQVLELFVAVVDTGSVAAGARKVGMAQPNASRAVADLEAALRTTLLERSPRGSAPTESGLSLAVQARELLESAARFNDWFRSSHTAETRELRVGASMTIAETLLPAWLAEVRRRLPHLRIEVRVLNSAQVLHQVQQGELQLGFVETPNVPVRLNAMVVREDKLLVVVPPGHDWSGRTGRISLQELANTPLVVREPGSGTREALAELLAGHSPVEPAQVLGSNAAVRVSVASGAGPAALSELALHEQLASGDLLSVPFEGQGISRPLTAVWSGPQRLAGPAAELVAVARAGV is encoded by the coding sequence ATGACTGAGAACTGGCCCAACCTGCAGGTCCTGGAACTGTTCGTGGCCGTTGTGGACACGGGCAGCGTGGCGGCCGGGGCGCGGAAGGTGGGCATGGCCCAGCCCAATGCGAGCCGGGCCGTGGCCGATCTGGAGGCCGCGCTCAGGACCACGCTGCTGGAGCGCAGCCCGCGGGGTTCGGCACCCACGGAGTCCGGGCTGTCGCTTGCCGTCCAGGCGCGGGAGCTGCTGGAATCGGCCGCCCGGTTCAACGACTGGTTTCGCTCCAGCCACACGGCCGAAACCCGGGAACTGCGGGTGGGGGCCAGCATGACCATTGCTGAAACCCTCCTCCCGGCCTGGCTGGCGGAAGTCCGACGGCGCCTGCCCCACCTGCGCATTGAGGTGCGCGTGCTGAATTCCGCACAGGTGCTCCACCAGGTGCAGCAGGGCGAGCTGCAGCTGGGCTTTGTGGAGACACCGAATGTGCCAGTGCGACTCAACGCAATGGTGGTCCGGGAAGACAAGCTGCTGGTGGTGGTCCCGCCGGGCCACGATTGGTCTGGGCGCACGGGCAGGATTTCCCTGCAGGAATTGGCCAACACACCCCTGGTGGTCAGGGAACCCGGGTCCGGAACACGCGAGGCCCTGGCGGAACTGCTGGCAGGGCACTCCCCCGTGGAACCGGCGCAGGTGCTGGGCAGCAACGCGGCGGTGCGGGTGTCGGTGGCCTCGGGCGCCGGGCCCGCGGCCCTCAGCGAGCTGGCCCTGCACGAGCAGCTCGCCAGCGGCGACCTGCTGAGCGTCCCCTTCGAGGGCCAGGGCATCAGCCGTCCGCTCACGGCCGTGTGGTCGGGCCCGCAGCGGCTGGCCGGGCCGGCGGCGGAACTGGTGGCCGTTGCCAGGGCCGGCGTCTGA
- a CDS encoding aldo/keto reductase produces MQTHVLGKTNRTVSAVGLGTWQLGADWGDVSEADALAVLAASADAGVTFFDTADVYGDGRSEALIGQFLRSRGEGHGITVATKMGRRMEQLPENYVMENFRAWTDRSRKNLGVDTLDLVQLHCPPSAVVTSDEVYDALDTLVAEGAIAAYGLSVETCQQALDAIARPNVATIQIILNAFRLKPLDAVLPAAREAGVGIIARVPLASGLLTGKYTAETTFAENDHRNFNRDGSHFDVGETFSGVDFAVGLEAADRFSALADGVDGTTTQAALAWVAQLDGVSSVIPGARSTGQAEANAAAGSMAPLGADFTDGVRGIYDDLLRAGIHPRW; encoded by the coding sequence ATGCAGACTCATGTACTTGGAAAAACCAACCGCACCGTGTCCGCCGTCGGACTGGGAACCTGGCAGCTGGGCGCCGACTGGGGCGATGTCAGCGAGGCCGACGCCCTGGCAGTGTTGGCCGCCTCCGCCGATGCCGGCGTCACGTTTTTTGACACCGCGGACGTCTACGGCGACGGGCGCAGCGAGGCGCTGATCGGGCAGTTCCTGCGCAGCCGCGGCGAGGGCCACGGCATCACCGTCGCCACCAAGATGGGCCGCCGCATGGAACAGCTGCCGGAAAACTACGTCATGGAGAACTTCCGCGCCTGGACCGACCGCTCCCGCAAGAACCTGGGCGTGGACACCCTGGACCTGGTCCAGCTGCACTGCCCGCCCAGCGCCGTCGTCACCTCCGACGAGGTGTACGACGCCCTGGACACGCTGGTCGCCGAGGGTGCCATCGCCGCCTACGGACTCAGCGTGGAGACGTGCCAGCAGGCCCTCGACGCCATCGCCCGTCCCAACGTGGCCACCATCCAGATCATCCTCAACGCCTTCCGCCTCAAGCCGCTCGACGCGGTGCTGCCGGCGGCGCGGGAGGCCGGGGTGGGCATCATCGCCCGCGTCCCGCTCGCCAGCGGCCTGCTCACCGGCAAGTACACCGCCGAAACGACCTTCGCCGAAAACGACCACCGCAACTTCAACCGGGACGGCAGCCACTTCGATGTGGGCGAAACCTTTTCCGGCGTTGACTTCGCCGTGGGGCTTGAAGCTGCGGACAGGTTCTCGGCACTGGCCGACGGCGTGGACGGCACCACCACGCAGGCCGCCCTCGCCTGGGTGGCCCAGCTGGACGGCGTCTCCTCCGTCATCCCCGGGGCCCGCTCCACCGGCCAGGCAGAGGCGAACGCAGCCGCCGGGTCCATGGCACCTCTCGGCGCGGACTTCACCGACGGCGTCCGCGGCATCTACGACGACTTGCTGCGCGCCGGCATCCACCCCCGCTGGTAG
- a CDS encoding gamma carbonic anhydrase family protein, with the protein MKQLITFDGSTPTVHATAFLAHSAVIIGQAAIGAHSSAFYGVVVRGDTNSISVGEGSNLQDNVVLHADPGFPTRVGNGVSVGHGAVVHGCIVEDDCLIGMGATIMNGAVIGAGSLVAGGAVVLEGALIPPGSLVAGVPAKVRRTLTAEELEHVRENARNYVTLAGKHKALQGQPE; encoded by the coding sequence ATGAAGCAACTGATCACCTTTGACGGCAGCACCCCCACCGTCCACGCCACCGCCTTTCTCGCCCACAGCGCCGTCATCATCGGCCAGGCCGCCATCGGCGCACACTCCAGCGCGTTCTACGGAGTGGTGGTGCGCGGGGACACCAACTCCATCTCGGTGGGCGAGGGCAGCAATCTCCAGGACAACGTGGTGCTGCATGCTGACCCCGGCTTCCCCACCCGCGTCGGCAACGGCGTCAGTGTGGGGCACGGCGCCGTCGTCCACGGCTGCATCGTGGAGGACGACTGCCTGATCGGCATGGGTGCCACCATCATGAACGGTGCGGTGATCGGCGCCGGATCCCTGGTGGCCGGCGGCGCGGTGGTCCTTGAAGGCGCGCTCATCCCGCCCGGCTCCCTCGTGGCCGGCGTCCCTGCCAAGGTGCGAAGGACCCTCACCGCCGAGGAACTCGAGCATGTCCGCGAAAACGCCCGCAACTACGTCACACTGGCTGGCAAGCACAAGGCGCTGCAAGGCCAGCCGGAGTAG
- a CDS encoding ROK family transcriptional regulator produces the protein MNNSPGLPAAASPKPGSQSALRQRNEQLIVASLRENGALTQADLARVTGLSTATISNIVKAMCASGLATTEPTTSSGRRALAVSLLETPDVAAGIDFGRSHVRIILASPGFAVKAEKFVQLPVGHLARESIATAAAMLESLLAESGIARSQVTGAGVGVPGPIDHRTGTVIRGAILPEWVGVDIVSQLEQALRMPVFADNDANLGALAQVTWGEHRTVRDLMFLKIGSGIGAGLILNGSPYYGHTGITGEIGHAPIFDQGLVCRCGNRGCLETVASTAVMIELLSRGEPAPLSVSDVIDRAMSGDAATLRVIDDAGMAVGKAVANVANMINPEIIVVGGPLAPLGETLLAPIRRGLVRHAVPAVGEGTVVAMSSLGDRAEALGAISLALSHSRHWPR, from the coding sequence ATGAACAATTCACCCGGTCTGCCAGCCGCCGCCAGCCCAAAACCAGGGTCGCAGTCCGCACTGAGGCAGCGCAATGAGCAGCTGATCGTGGCATCGCTGCGTGAAAATGGTGCCCTGACCCAGGCCGATCTGGCCCGCGTCACCGGCCTGTCCACCGCCACGATTTCCAACATCGTCAAGGCGATGTGCGCCAGCGGGCTCGCAACCACGGAGCCCACCACCAGCTCGGGTCGGCGCGCGCTGGCGGTGTCGCTGCTGGAGACGCCGGATGTGGCAGCAGGCATCGACTTTGGCCGCAGCCATGTGCGGATCATCCTGGCAAGCCCCGGATTCGCGGTGAAGGCGGAGAAATTTGTCCAGCTTCCCGTGGGTCACTTGGCGAGGGAGAGCATCGCAACGGCCGCGGCCATGCTGGAGAGCCTGCTCGCGGAGTCGGGCATCGCCCGCAGCCAGGTCACGGGTGCGGGGGTAGGTGTCCCCGGGCCCATCGACCACCGCACCGGCACGGTGATCCGCGGCGCCATCCTGCCGGAATGGGTGGGCGTGGACATTGTCTCGCAGCTTGAACAGGCACTGCGGATGCCGGTCTTTGCCGACAACGACGCCAACCTGGGCGCCCTGGCGCAGGTCACCTGGGGCGAACACCGCACCGTGCGGGACCTCATGTTCCTGAAGATTGGCAGCGGCATAGGTGCCGGACTAATCCTCAACGGGTCCCCGTATTACGGGCACACGGGCATCACCGGCGAGATCGGGCACGCCCCCATTTTTGACCAGGGCCTCGTCTGCCGCTGCGGAAATCGGGGCTGCCTGGAGACCGTCGCCTCAACCGCCGTCATGATCGAACTGCTCAGCCGCGGCGAACCCGCACCCCTGAGCGTTTCCGACGTCATCGACCGCGCCATGTCGGGCGACGCCGCCACATTGAGGGTCATCGACGACGCCGGCATGGCCGTGGGCAAGGCGGTTGCCAACGTTGCCAACATGATCAATCCAGAGATCATCGTGGTGGGAGGCCCGCTGGCCCCGCTGGGCGAAACACTGCTCGCCCCCATCCGCCGGGGACTGGTCCGCCATGCAGTGCCTGCCGTCGGCGAGGGCACGGTGGTTGCCATGTCGTCGCTGGGCGACCGCGCCGAGGCCCTGGGCGCCATTTCACTGGCGCTGAGCCACAGCCGCCACTGGCCCCGATAG
- a CDS encoding ABC transporter substrate-binding protein, which translates to MRRRLSLLAGVAALGLTLAGCGGGGDSTASDTTNPKDATGKVGVFTWWADGSEKAGLDALVGVFNKDYPNLTFDNLAVAGGAGSQAKSVLAAQLKAGNPPDSFQAHAGAELQDYIDADQIEDLSGFYKDNDLTSQFPKDLIDRLTVDGKIYSVPSNIHRANVVWANVEVLKKAGLDPTKPATDLDGWFADMDKIKASGTIPLSVAGSWTQVQLFENILLSSLGSDGYNGLWDGKTDWKSAEVTTAIEAYKKALSYTNTDRDSLSDWAPATQLVQDGAAAYNVMGDWAEAKFEQDGDKSGVDYTYFATPGTQGVFDFLADSFTLPKGAPNPGGAKAWLTTIGSAEGQTAFNKVKGSIPANTTADTSDFSEYQQSAIKDFGQDKIVSSLAHGAAVPVAWLNDLSTAVSKFGGDQDVAGLQDSAASIAAKYAK; encoded by the coding sequence ATGCGACGTCGTCTATCGTTGCTTGCCGGTGTTGCAGCGCTGGGTCTGACCCTGGCTGGCTGTGGCGGAGGCGGCGACAGCACTGCCAGTGACACCACCAACCCGAAGGATGCAACCGGCAAGGTCGGCGTCTTCACGTGGTGGGCGGACGGTTCCGAAAAGGCCGGCCTGGACGCCCTCGTTGGCGTTTTCAACAAGGACTACCCGAACCTCACGTTCGACAACCTCGCCGTGGCCGGCGGTGCCGGTTCCCAGGCCAAGAGCGTCCTGGCCGCACAGCTGAAGGCAGGCAACCCGCCGGATTCCTTCCAGGCCCACGCCGGTGCCGAGCTCCAGGACTACATCGATGCAGACCAGATCGAGGACCTGAGCGGCTTCTACAAGGACAACGACCTCACCTCGCAGTTCCCCAAGGACCTGATCGACCGCCTCACCGTTGACGGCAAGATCTACTCGGTCCCCTCCAACATCCACCGCGCCAACGTGGTGTGGGCCAATGTTGAGGTGCTGAAGAAGGCCGGGCTGGACCCGACCAAGCCCGCCACGGACCTTGACGGCTGGTTCGCCGACATGGACAAGATCAAGGCCTCCGGCACGATCCCGCTGTCCGTTGCCGGCTCCTGGACCCAGGTGCAGCTGTTCGAGAACATCCTGCTCTCCAGCCTTGGCTCCGACGGCTACAACGGCCTGTGGGACGGCAAGACCGACTGGAAGAGCGCCGAGGTCACCACGGCGATTGAGGCCTACAAGAAGGCCCTGTCCTACACCAACACCGACCGCGACTCGCTCAGCGACTGGGCCCCGGCAACGCAGCTGGTTCAGGATGGCGCCGCCGCCTACAACGTCATGGGCGACTGGGCCGAGGCCAAGTTCGAGCAGGACGGCGACAAGTCGGGCGTCGACTACACCTACTTCGCCACCCCCGGCACGCAGGGCGTCTTCGACTTCCTGGCCGACTCCTTCACCCTGCCCAAGGGCGCCCCGAACCCGGGCGGCGCCAAGGCATGGCTGACCACGATCGGCTCGGCCGAGGGCCAGACCGCTTTCAACAAGGTCAAGGGCTCCATCCCGGCCAACACCACGGCTGACACCTCGGACTTCTCCGAGTACCAGCAGAGCGCCATCAAGGACTTCGGCCAGGACAAGATTGTCTCCTCCCTGGCACACGGCGCAGCAGTGCCGGTTGCCTGGTTGAACGACCTCTCCACCGCTGTCAGCAAGTTCGGTGGCGACCAGGACGTTGCGGGCCTGCAGGACTCCGCAGCATCCATCGCGGCGAAGTACGCCAAGTAA
- a CDS encoding carbohydrate ABC transporter permease — translation MLKRAKTWGPGVLLLAPTIILVGVFVYWLIIENFRVSLTNQHTAKPSNKYVGFENYTNLLADPNFQHSLWNLLILTIVFLGGTLIFGFLWAWLLEQPAKGEGFFRSVYLFPMSISFIASGVVWRWLLSSLQTTQPGGERTTGLNRLLDSVGLGFMQNDWWSNPTWGIAAIAVPAIWQLSGYVMALFLAGFRGIPDELREAARIDGCTEWKLYRHVIFPQLSPVMLSAIIIIGHMSLKLFDLIRAIVPDANTYDVQVPATMMWVKYIGSDYADAAAIGMILLVLVAIVVIPYLMYTSRAEKR, via the coding sequence GTGTTAAAGCGCGCTAAAACATGGGGTCCCGGCGTACTGCTGCTGGCACCCACCATCATCCTGGTTGGCGTCTTCGTCTACTGGCTCATCATTGAAAACTTCCGGGTCAGCCTCACCAACCAGCACACGGCCAAGCCGAGCAACAAGTATGTCGGCTTTGAGAACTACACCAATCTCCTGGCCGACCCCAATTTCCAGCACTCGCTGTGGAACCTGCTGATCCTCACGATCGTCTTCCTGGGCGGCACCCTGATTTTCGGCTTCCTGTGGGCCTGGCTCCTGGAACAGCCTGCCAAGGGCGAGGGCTTCTTCCGCTCCGTATACCTGTTCCCCATGTCCATTTCCTTCATCGCCTCCGGTGTTGTCTGGCGCTGGCTGCTCTCCAGCCTGCAGACCACCCAGCCCGGCGGCGAACGCACCACGGGCCTGAACCGCCTGCTGGACAGCGTGGGCCTGGGCTTCATGCAGAACGACTGGTGGTCCAACCCCACCTGGGGCATTGCCGCCATTGCCGTCCCTGCCATCTGGCAGCTCTCCGGCTACGTCATGGCACTGTTCCTGGCCGGCTTCCGCGGCATCCCGGACGAGCTGCGCGAGGCTGCGCGGATCGACGGCTGCACCGAGTGGAAGCTGTACCGGCACGTGATCTTCCCCCAGCTCAGCCCGGTCATGCTCTCCGCGATCATCATCATCGGCCACATGTCACTGAAGCTGTTCGACCTCATCCGCGCCATCGTCCCGGACGCCAACACTTATGACGTGCAGGTTCCCGCCACGATGATGTGGGTCAAGTACATCGGCAGCGACTACGCCGATGCAGCCGCGATCGGCATGATCCTGCTGGTCCTGGTGGCCATCGTGGTCATCCCCTACCTCATGTACACCTCACGAGCGGAGAAGCGCTGA